In Pieris rapae chromosome 24, ilPieRapa1.1, whole genome shotgun sequence, a single window of DNA contains:
- the LOC110996658 gene encoding uncharacterized protein LOC110996658, with product MKYFIILYTILRLNQVFGTCNLSLKEDFSSPSPVYLHNGEFLAPNSASGDILLRRSEILQVACPGHKRYVLLGDEPTHLDVLTLKCVTGKTFRSDNGWVGELKEVTCNGPPWYSAQETRQYCYGRNKMYSTGYNISGNFHKLYDICFDKSLYTTLYSKHELTPASFFKQISSRPSFIEGDLFGKVRMSQLYKIDHQKKRLQEILGHGMDEKYITKIQFLNRGHLSPKADFTLSAEQRASFHYANTAPQWMRGNAGDWAAVEDAVRRRVHDLNTTVTLYTGAYGVMTLADSANKHREIYLSTDKNNNGIVPVPLYFFKLVYDPKKQTAVVFVLINSTYYTEARIDELSFCQDVCYENSKYKWLKWRNDGTHSFCCEYHEFVENINVLPQLKVKGLFY from the exons ATGaagtattttatcattttatatacgATATTACGATTGAATCAAGTATTTGGaa cTTGTAATCTATCACTGAAAGAGGACTTTAGTAGTCCATCGCCAGTTTATTTACACAATGGCGAGTTCCTTGCCCCAAACTCCGCGTCCGGCGATATTCTTTTACGAAGATCGGAAATCTTACAAGTCGCTTGCCCTGGACATAAGCGTTATGTCTTGTTGGGAGACGAACCAACGCATCTTGACGTATTg acaCTCAAATGCGTCACGGGCAAAACGTTTCGTAGTGACAACGGGTGGGTTGGCGAATTAAAGGAGGTTACGTGTAACGGACCTCCTTGGTACTCGGCGCAGGAAACGAGACAATATTGTTATGGAAGGAACAAAATGTACAG TACTGGCTACAATATATCAGGAAATTTCCATAAATTGTACGATATATGCTTCGACAAAAGTCTCTATACGACGCTGTACTCCAAACATGAGTTGACGCCGGCCAGtttctttaaacaaattagTTCCCGCCCTTCGTTTATAG AGGGTGATTTATTCGGTAAAGTGAGAATGTCTCAGTTGTACAAGATTGATCATCAAAAGAAGCGTTTGCAAGAGATACTTGGTCATGGTATGGACGAGAAGTACATAACGAAAATACAG TTCTTAAATCGTGGTCACCTATCGCCCAAAGCGGACTTTACATTGAGCGCGGAACAACGCGCTTCCTTCCACTATGCCAACACTGCGCCGCAATGGATGCGAGGTAACGCCGGCGATTGGGCGGCCGTTGAAGAT GCAGTAAGACGCCGTGTTCACGATTTGAACACAACGGTAACATTATACACGGGCGCTTACGGCGTTATGACTTTGGCGGATTCGGCCAATAAGCATCGAGAGATTTATTTGTCaactgataaaaataataatggtaTTGTGCCTGTGccgttatattttttcaag tTAGTCTACGATCCCAAGAAGCAGACAGCTGTTGTTttcgtattaattaattccacATACTACACAGAAGCGAGGATTGACGAATTATCATTTTGTCAAGATGTCTGCTATGAGAACTCGAAATATAAATGGCTAAAATGGCGGAACGACGGCACGCACAGCTTTTGTTGTGAATATCACGAATTTGTTGAAAATATCAATGTCTTACctcaattaaaagttaaaggactgttttattaa